From a region of the Streptomyces caniferus genome:
- a CDS encoding elongation factor G-like protein EF-G2, whose translation MSEKSSTHPGAAGRASTAGQPTALRNVVLVGHSGSGKTTLVEALALASGAVNRAGRVEDGGCLSDYDEIEHRQQRSVQLSLVPVDWGGVKINILDTPGYADFVGELRAGLRAADAALFVVSAADGVAGATRMVWDECAAVGMPRALVVTHLEASRADFDEMTELCRTSFGGEDPDAVVPLYLPLYGTPGADGHSPVHGLIGLLTQRVFDYSSGERTERAPTEEELPQIEAARARLIEAVIAESEDESLMDRYLGGEEIDVKTLIGDLETAVARGTFHPVLAAAPAAEGSKQGLGTVELLELISGGFPTPAEREAPAVTSPDGAPRPALSCDPDGPLAAEVVKTSSDPYVGRISLVRVFSGTLRPDETVHVSGHGLEDRGHEDHDVDERVGALSTPFGKQQRPLSKAVAGDLACVAKLTRAETGDTLSGKDDPLLMEPWTMPDPLLPVAIQAHSKADEDKLSQGLARLVAEDPTMRLEHNQATHQVVLWCLGEAHVDVALERLRTRYGVQVDTVAHQVSLRETFGAPAAGRGRHVKQSGGHGQFAICEIEVEPLPGGSGIEFVDKVVGGAVPRQFIPSVEKGVRAQAERGVAAGHPLVDIRVTLRDGKAHSVDSSDAAFQTAGALALREAAGEVRIELLEPVSEVSVMVPDDFVGQVMSDLSGRRGRVVGTEQSGAGRTVVRAEVPEVEIDRYAVDLRSLSHGTGRFSRVHLRHEPMPPQLADKWREQAENGA comes from the coding sequence ATGAGCGAGAAATCGAGTACACACCCGGGAGCCGCCGGCAGGGCATCAACGGCCGGCCAGCCCACGGCCCTGCGGAATGTGGTGCTGGTCGGCCACTCCGGATCGGGAAAGACCACCCTGGTCGAGGCCCTCGCGCTGGCATCCGGCGCGGTCAACCGGGCGGGCCGGGTCGAGGACGGCGGGTGCCTGTCCGATTACGACGAGATCGAGCACCGCCAGCAACGCTCCGTACAGCTCTCCCTGGTCCCGGTGGACTGGGGCGGAGTCAAGATCAATATCTTGGACACCCCCGGATACGCCGATTTCGTCGGGGAACTCAGGGCCGGTCTGCGCGCGGCGGACGCGGCCCTTTTCGTTGTCTCGGCAGCCGACGGCGTGGCCGGCGCGACCCGGATGGTCTGGGACGAGTGCGCGGCCGTCGGCATGCCGCGCGCGCTGGTCGTCACACACCTGGAAGCGTCCCGCGCCGACTTCGACGAGATGACCGAGCTGTGCCGGACGTCGTTCGGCGGCGAGGACCCGGACGCCGTCGTCCCCCTCTACCTCCCGCTGTACGGGACACCGGGCGCCGACGGCCACTCCCCCGTACACGGCCTGATCGGCCTGCTCACCCAACGGGTCTTCGACTATTCGTCCGGTGAGCGCACCGAACGCGCGCCGACCGAGGAGGAGCTGCCGCAGATCGAGGCGGCCCGCGCCCGCCTCATCGAGGCCGTCATCGCCGAGAGCGAGGACGAGTCCTTGATGGACCGCTACCTCGGCGGCGAGGAGATCGACGTCAAGACCCTCATCGGGGATCTGGAGACGGCGGTCGCCCGGGGCACCTTCCACCCCGTGCTGGCCGCGGCCCCGGCTGCCGAGGGCTCCAAGCAGGGGTTGGGCACCGTGGAGCTGCTGGAGCTGATCAGCGGCGGCTTCCCGACCCCCGCGGAGCGCGAGGCACCGGCCGTGACCAGCCCGGACGGCGCCCCGCGCCCGGCGCTGAGCTGTGACCCCGACGGCCCGCTCGCGGCCGAGGTGGTCAAGACCTCCTCCGACCCGTACGTCGGCCGGATCTCCCTCGTCCGCGTCTTCTCCGGCACCCTGCGCCCGGACGAGACGGTGCATGTCTCCGGCCACGGTCTGGAGGACCGGGGGCACGAGGACCATGACGTCGACGAGCGCGTCGGCGCACTGTCCACCCCGTTCGGCAAGCAGCAGCGCCCGCTGTCCAAGGCCGTCGCGGGCGATCTGGCCTGTGTGGCGAAGCTGACCCGCGCCGAGACCGGCGACACCCTGTCCGGCAAGGACGACCCGCTGCTGATGGAGCCCTGGACGATGCCCGACCCGCTGCTGCCGGTCGCCATCCAGGCGCACAGCAAGGCCGACGAGGACAAGCTGTCGCAGGGCCTGGCCCGCCTGGTCGCGGAGGATCCGACGATGCGTCTGGAACACAACCAGGCCACCCATCAGGTGGTCCTGTGGTGCCTGGGCGAGGCGCATGTCGATGTCGCGCTGGAGCGGCTGCGGACCCGCTACGGCGTCCAGGTGGACACGGTCGCGCACCAGGTGTCGCTGCGGGAGACCTTCGGCGCCCCCGCCGCGGGCCGCGGACGCCATGTGAAGCAGTCCGGCGGCCACGGCCAGTTCGCGATCTGCGAGATCGAGGTCGAGCCGCTGCCCGGCGGCTCCGGCATCGAGTTCGTGGACAAGGTCGTGGGCGGCGCGGTGCCCCGGCAGTTCATCCCGTCCGTGGAGAAGGGCGTGCGCGCCCAGGCCGAGCGCGGGGTCGCCGCCGGGCATCCGCTCGTCGACATCCGCGTCACGCTGCGCGACGGCAAGGCGCACTCGGTCGACTCCTCGGACGCCGCGTTCCAGACGGCCGGCGCGCTGGCGCTGCGCGAGGCGGCCGGCGAGGTCCGGATCGAACTGCTCGAACCGGTGTCCGAGGTGAGCGTGATGGTTCCGGACGATTTCGTCGGCCAGGTGATGAGCGATCTGTCGGGGCGCCGTGGCCGGGTCGTGGGCACGGAGCAGTCAGGGGCGGGGCGCACCGTGGTGCGTGCCGAGGTGCCCGAGGTCGAGATCGACCGGTACGCCGTCGATCTGCGCTCCCTCTCGCACGGCACCGGCCGGTTCTCCCGCGTTCACCTGCGGCATGAGCCGATGCCACCGCAGCTCGCCGACAAGTGGCGGGAACAGGCCGAGAACGGCGCATAG
- the pdxT gene encoding pyridoxal 5'-phosphate synthase glutaminase subunit PdxT, with protein MSTPTIGVLALQGDVREHLVALAEADALARPVRRPEELDEIDGLVIPGGESTTMSKLAVVFGMLEPLRAFVRAGKPVYGTCAGMIMVADKLLDAREDQETLGGIDMIVRRNAFGRQNESFEAAVDVAGIPGGPVEGVFIRAPWVESVGGAVEILATYDGHTVAVRQGNVLATSFHPELTGDHRVHALFVDMVRRS; from the coding sequence ATGAGCACCCCCACCATCGGTGTGCTGGCCCTCCAGGGCGACGTCCGCGAGCACCTCGTCGCGCTCGCCGAGGCGGACGCCCTGGCCCGGCCGGTACGCCGTCCCGAGGAACTGGACGAGATCGACGGCCTGGTCATCCCGGGCGGCGAGTCCACCACGATGTCCAAGCTGGCCGTCGTCTTCGGCATGCTGGAGCCGCTGCGTGCCTTCGTCCGTGCGGGCAAGCCGGTCTACGGCACCTGCGCCGGCATGATCATGGTCGCGGACAAGCTGCTGGACGCCCGTGAGGACCAGGAGACGCTCGGCGGCATCGACATGATCGTGCGCCGTAACGCCTTCGGGCGGCAGAACGAGTCGTTCGAGGCGGCCGTCGACGTCGCCGGGATCCCCGGCGGGCCGGTCGAGGGCGTCTTCATCCGGGCGCCCTGGGTCGAGTCGGTCGGCGGCGCGGTCGAGATCCTGGCGACGTACGACGGGCACACGGTGGCCGTGCGGCAGGGTAACGTCCTCGCCACGTCCTTCCACCCGGAACTCACCGGCGACCACCGGGTCCACGCCCTGTTCGTGGACATGGTGCGGCGCTCTTAG
- the ruvA gene encoding Holliday junction branch migration protein RuvA — translation MIAFVSGPVAALAPDTAVVEVGGIGMAVQCTPNTLSALRIGQQAKLATSLVVREDSLTLYGFADDDERQTFELLQTASGVGPRLAQAMLAVHAPDTLRLAVSTGDEKTLTAVPGIGKKGAQKLLLELKDRLGEPLGTGRAGVGSAVTAGWREQLHAALIGLGYATREADEAVAAVAPQAEAAVAEGGTPQVPQLLKAALQTLNRAR, via the coding sequence ATGATCGCCTTCGTCTCCGGCCCGGTCGCGGCCCTTGCCCCGGACACCGCCGTCGTCGAGGTCGGCGGTATCGGCATGGCCGTCCAGTGCACGCCGAACACCCTGTCGGCCCTGCGCATCGGCCAGCAGGCCAAGCTCGCCACCTCCCTCGTCGTCCGCGAGGACTCGCTCACCCTCTACGGCTTCGCCGACGACGACGAGCGCCAGACCTTCGAGCTGCTGCAGACCGCCAGCGGCGTCGGCCCCCGGCTCGCCCAGGCGATGCTGGCCGTGCACGCGCCGGACACCCTGCGCCTCGCCGTCTCCACCGGCGACGAGAAGACCCTCACCGCCGTCCCCGGCATCGGCAAGAAGGGCGCCCAGAAGCTGCTCCTGGAGCTCAAGGACCGGCTGGGGGAGCCGCTGGGCACCGGCCGCGCGGGCGTCGGCAGCGCCGTCACGGCAGGCTGGCGCGAGCAGCTGCACGCCGCCCTGATCGGCCTCGGCTACGCCACCCGCGAGGCGGACGAGGCGGTCGCGGCGGTCGCCCCGCAGGCCGAGGCGGCCGTCGCCGAGGGCGGTACGCCCCAGGTGCCGCAGCTGCTCAAGGCGGCCCTGCAGACCCTGAACCGGGCGCGATGA
- a CDS encoding YebC/PmpR family DNA-binding transcriptional regulator: MSGHSKWATTKHKKAVIDAKRGKLFAKLIKNIEVAARTGGADVDGNPTLFDAIQKAKKSSVPNKNIDSAVKRGAGLEAGGADYETIMYEGYGPNGVAVLIECLTDNRNRAASDVRVAMTRNGGSMADPGSVSYLFNRKGVVIVPKGELTEDDVLGAVLDAGAEEVNDLGESFEVLSEATDLVAVRSALQESGIDYDSADANFVPTMQVELEEEGARKIFKLIDALEDSDDVQNVFANFDVSDDVMAKVDA, from the coding sequence ATGTCCGGCCACTCTAAATGGGCTACGACGAAGCACAAGAAGGCCGTGATCGATGCCAAGCGCGGCAAGCTCTTCGCGAAGCTGATCAAGAACATCGAGGTCGCGGCCCGGACCGGCGGCGCCGATGTGGACGGCAACCCGACCCTCTTCGACGCCATCCAGAAGGCCAAGAAGAGCTCGGTCCCCAACAAGAACATCGACTCCGCGGTCAAGCGCGGTGCGGGTCTCGAGGCCGGCGGCGCCGACTACGAGACCATCATGTACGAGGGGTACGGCCCCAACGGTGTCGCGGTGCTCATCGAGTGCCTCACCGACAACCGCAACCGTGCCGCCTCGGACGTCCGTGTCGCCATGACCCGCAACGGCGGTTCGATGGCCGACCCGGGTTCGGTGTCGTACCTGTTCAACCGCAAGGGCGTGGTGATCGTCCCCAAGGGTGAACTGACCGAGGACGACGTCCTGGGCGCGGTCCTGGACGCGGGCGCCGAGGAGGTCAACGACCTCGGCGAGTCCTTCGAGGTGCTCAGCGAGGCCACCGACCTGGTCGCGGTCCGCAGTGCCCTCCAGGAGTCCGGCATCGACTACGACTCTGCCGACGCCAACTTCGTCCCGACCATGCAGGTCGAGCTGGAGGAAGAGGGCGCGCGCAAGATCTTCAAGCTGATCGACGCGCTGGAGGACAGCGACGACGTGCAGAACGTCTTCGCCAACTTCGACGTCTCGGACGATGTGATGGCCAAGGTCGACGCCTGA
- the pdxS gene encoding pyridoxal 5'-phosphate synthase lyase subunit PdxS encodes MSSTPTTPQNPETGTARVKRGMAEQLKGGVIMDVVTPEEAKIAEDAGAVAVMALERVPADIRKDGGVARMSDPDMIDGIIEAVSIPVMAKSRIGHFVEAQVLQSLGVDYIDESEVLTPADEVNHSDKWAFTTPFVCGATNLGEALRRITEGAAMIRSKGEAGTGNVVEAVRHMRQIKGEIARLRGYDNNELFAAAKELRAPYELVKEVAELGKLPVVLFSAGGVATPADAALMRQLGAEGVFVGSGIFKSGDPAKRAAAIVKATTFYDDPKVIADVSRNLGEAMVGINCDTLPEAERYANRGW; translated from the coding sequence GTGTCCAGCACGCCCACCACGCCCCAGAACCCCGAGACCGGAACCGCGCGCGTCAAGCGCGGAATGGCCGAGCAGCTCAAGGGCGGCGTGATCATGGACGTCGTCACGCCGGAAGAGGCGAAGATCGCCGAGGACGCCGGCGCCGTCGCCGTCATGGCCCTGGAGCGGGTCCCCGCCGACATCCGCAAGGACGGCGGCGTGGCCCGGATGTCGGACCCCGACATGATCGACGGCATCATCGAAGCCGTCTCCATCCCGGTCATGGCCAAGTCCCGGATCGGCCACTTCGTCGAGGCGCAGGTCCTGCAGTCGCTCGGTGTCGACTACATCGACGAGTCCGAGGTCCTCACCCCGGCCGACGAGGTCAACCACTCCGACAAGTGGGCCTTCACCACCCCCTTCGTGTGCGGTGCCACCAACCTGGGCGAGGCGCTGCGCCGGATCACCGAGGGTGCGGCCATGATCCGCTCGAAGGGCGAGGCCGGCACCGGCAACGTCGTCGAGGCGGTCCGCCACATGCGTCAGATCAAGGGCGAGATCGCCCGGCTGCGCGGCTACGACAACAACGAGCTGTTCGCCGCCGCCAAGGAACTGCGCGCCCCGTACGAGCTGGTCAAGGAGGTCGCCGAGCTCGGCAAGCTGCCGGTCGTGCTGTTCTCCGCCGGTGGCGTCGCCACCCCGGCCGACGCCGCGCTGATGCGCCAGCTCGGCGCCGAGGGCGTCTTCGTCGGCTCCGGCATCTTCAAGTCCGGTGACCCCGCCAAGCGTGCCGCCGCGATCGTGAAGGCCACCACCTTCTACGACGACCCGAAGGTCATCGCGGACGTCTCCCGCAACCTGGGCGAGGCCATGGTCGGCATCAACTGCGACACCCTCCCCGAGGCCGAGCGCTACGCCAACCGCGGCTGGTAG
- a CDS encoding phosphatidylinositol mannoside acyltransferase — protein MSPLRTRRPRFDTDKLADALYALGWSTVKKLPEGVATGLGRRIADTVWKRRGKGVLRLEANLARVVPDATPQRLTELSRAGMRSYMRYWMESFRLPAWSKERIRNGFTPEDVHYLEDGLKSDRGLILALPHMGNYDLAGAWVTTKLGVPFTTVAQRLKPESLYDRFVAYREGLGMEVLPHTGGSAFGTLARRLRAGGLVCLVADRDLSASGIEVKFFGEATKMPAGPAVLALQTGAMLLPVTLWYDDSAVMRGRVHPEIEAPETGTRAEKAAQMTQALADAFASGIADHPEDWHMLQRLWLADLEPREESGAPGDPEAPGTETA, from the coding sequence ATGAGTCCACTGAGGACCCGCCGGCCGCGGTTCGACACCGACAAACTGGCGGACGCGCTCTACGCGCTGGGCTGGAGCACCGTCAAGAAGCTGCCCGAGGGCGTGGCCACGGGCCTCGGCCGCCGGATCGCCGACACGGTCTGGAAGCGCCGCGGCAAGGGCGTCCTGCGGCTGGAGGCGAACCTCGCCCGGGTCGTCCCGGACGCCACGCCGCAGCGGCTCACCGAGCTCTCCCGGGCCGGGATGCGCTCGTACATGCGCTACTGGATGGAGTCCTTCCGGCTGCCGGCCTGGAGCAAGGAGCGGATAAGGAACGGCTTCACTCCCGAGGACGTGCACTACCTGGAGGACGGGCTCAAGAGCGACCGCGGCCTCATCCTCGCGCTGCCGCACATGGGCAACTACGACCTCGCCGGTGCGTGGGTCACCACCAAACTCGGTGTCCCCTTCACCACCGTCGCCCAGCGCCTCAAGCCGGAATCCCTCTACGACCGCTTCGTCGCCTACCGTGAGGGTCTGGGCATGGAGGTGCTGCCGCACACCGGCGGCTCCGCCTTCGGCACCCTCGCCCGGCGGCTGCGGGCCGGCGGCCTGGTCTGCCTGGTCGCCGACCGTGATCTGTCCGCCTCCGGGATAGAGGTCAAGTTCTTCGGGGAGGCGACGAAGATGCCGGCCGGCCCCGCGGTGCTCGCCCTCCAGACCGGTGCCATGCTGCTGCCCGTCACGCTCTGGTACGACGACAGCGCCGTCATGCGCGGCCGGGTCCACCCGGAGATCGAGGCCCCGGAGACCGGCACCCGCGCCGAGAAGGCCGCCCAGATGACCCAGGCGCTCGCCGACGCCTTCGCCTCCGGCATCGCCGACCACCCCGAGGACTGGCACATGCTGCAGCGACTCTGGCTCGCCGACCTGGAGCCGCGCGAGGAGTCCGGCGCACCGGGCGATCCCGAGGCGCCCGGAACGGAGACGGCGTGA
- a CDS encoding polysaccharide deacetylase family protein, translated as MLRAAASAAAAGVLVSGCDPHRDEDAGAPRSAGGPGAAGAGHSPSARARTARPPTRVPGLPVQIAHGPRNGRAVALTFHGRGDPKMAAALLGEAERAGARVTVLAIGDWLDEQPAMARRILDGGHELGNHTMHHRNICALPAAEAYAEITRCADRLRALTGTIGSWFRPSQARRATDLVTGLARRAGYPHVLSYDVDSLDADDPGAPAVRRTVLDAVEPGSVVSLHLGHAGTVAALPPILDGLRRRGLRAVTTTELVT; from the coding sequence GTGCTGCGCGCGGCCGCCTCGGCCGCGGCCGCCGGCGTGCTGGTGTCGGGCTGCGACCCGCACCGGGACGAGGACGCCGGCGCCCCACGGTCCGCCGGCGGGCCGGGCGCTGCCGGGGCGGGGCATTCCCCCTCCGCCCGGGCCCGCACCGCCCGGCCGCCGACCCGGGTGCCCGGCCTGCCCGTGCAGATCGCGCACGGCCCGCGGAACGGCCGTGCGGTCGCGCTGACCTTCCACGGCAGGGGCGACCCCAAAATGGCGGCCGCCCTGCTCGGCGAGGCCGAGCGGGCCGGGGCCAGGGTCACCGTGCTCGCCATCGGCGACTGGCTCGACGAGCAGCCCGCGATGGCCCGACGGATCCTCGACGGTGGCCATGAGCTGGGCAACCACACCATGCACCACCGCAACATCTGCGCACTGCCGGCCGCCGAGGCCTACGCCGAGATCACCCGGTGCGCCGACCGGCTGAGGGCCCTCACCGGAACCATCGGCAGCTGGTTCCGCCCCTCGCAGGCGAGGCGGGCCACGGACCTGGTGACCGGGCTGGCCCGCAGAGCCGGCTATCCGCATGTCCTCTCCTACGACGTGGACTCCCTCGACGCGGACGACCCCGGAGCACCGGCCGTCCGGCGCACGGTCCTGGACGCGGTCGAGCCGGGCTCGGTCGTAAGCCTCCACCTCGGGCACGCCGGCACGGTGGCGGCCCTGCCCCCGATCCTCGACGGCCTCCGCCGACGCGGTCTGCGCGCGGTGACGACAACGGAGCTAGTGACCTGA
- a CDS encoding YncE family protein, producing MADRNRTHDRPRRARHRAALLAVACALVAAGCDGGGTERAGQSPRPVERAPVKAAKPGLPGMPPLLDEHDLYAADRPGRLAPQVKDFPSRIYVPNTGSDTVSVIDPKTYKVIDTLRVGVQPQHVVPSWDLKTLWVNNNRGHDLTPIDPATGKVGKPVKVHDPYNLYFTPNGKYAIVMASMDRQLVFRDPHTMEIRKTLPVNCGGVNHADFSPDGRYFIVSCEFSGELLKVDTEKMKVIGQQKLPFEGAMPQDVKISPDGKTWYVADMMADGIWTLHGDTFDRPELLPTGKGAHGLYVSRDSRYMYVSNRGEGSISRLDFRTGALIDKWHIRGGGSPDMGGLSTDGKVLWLSGRYNSEVYALDTRTGKTLAKIPVGQGPHGLAVYPQPGRYSLGHTGIFR from the coding sequence ATGGCTGACCGGAACCGTACCCACGACCGTCCCCGTCGCGCGCGCCACCGGGCCGCGCTGCTCGCCGTGGCCTGTGCGCTGGTGGCGGCGGGCTGTGACGGCGGCGGGACCGAGCGGGCCGGGCAGAGCCCGCGGCCGGTCGAACGCGCGCCGGTCAAGGCCGCCAAGCCGGGGCTGCCCGGGATGCCGCCGCTGCTGGACGAGCACGACCTCTATGCGGCCGACCGGCCGGGCCGGCTGGCGCCGCAGGTCAAGGACTTTCCCTCGCGGATCTACGTCCCCAACACCGGCTCCGACACGGTCAGCGTCATCGACCCCAAGACGTACAAGGTGATCGACACCCTGCGGGTGGGCGTACAGCCGCAGCATGTCGTGCCGTCATGGGACCTGAAGACGCTCTGGGTCAACAACAACCGGGGGCACGACCTCACCCCCATCGACCCCGCCACCGGCAAGGTCGGCAAGCCCGTCAAGGTCCACGACCCGTACAACCTCTACTTCACGCCCAACGGGAAGTACGCCATCGTGATGGCCTCGATGGACCGGCAGCTGGTCTTCCGCGACCCGCACACCATGGAGATCCGCAAGACGCTGCCGGTCAACTGCGGGGGCGTCAACCACGCCGACTTCTCGCCGGACGGGCGGTACTTCATCGTCTCCTGCGAGTTCTCCGGTGAGCTGCTCAAGGTCGACACCGAGAAGATGAAGGTCATCGGCCAGCAGAAGCTGCCGTTCGAGGGGGCGATGCCGCAGGACGTGAAGATCTCCCCGGACGGCAAGACCTGGTACGTCGCCGACATGATGGCCGACGGCATCTGGACCCTCCACGGCGACACCTTCGACCGGCCCGAGCTCCTGCCGACCGGCAAGGGCGCCCACGGCCTCTACGTCAGCCGCGACTCGCGCTACATGTACGTCTCCAACCGCGGCGAAGGCTCCATCTCCCGCCTCGACTTCAGGACCGGGGCGCTCATCGACAAATGGCACATCCGCGGCGGCGGCAGCCCCGACATGGGCGGGCTGTCCACCGACGGCAAGGTCCTGTGGCTGTCCGGCCGCTACAACTCCGAGGTCTATGCGCTGGACACCCGTACCGGCAAGACCCTGGCCAAGATCCCCGTCGGCCAGGGCCCGCACGGGCTGGCGGTCTACCCGCAGCCCGGGCGGTACTCCCTGGGACACACCGGCATCTTCCGCTGA
- the pgsA gene encoding phosphatidylinositol phosphate synthase — MLNKYARAFFTRVLTPFAALLIRIGVSPDAVTLVGTGGVVAGALAFYPLGEFFWGTVVITLFVFSDLVDGNMARQLGRSSRWGAFLDSTLDRVADSAIFGGLALWYAGRGDSLMLCAMAIFCLASGQVVSYTKARGEAIGLPVNVNGLVERAERLVITLVACGLSGLHAFGVPGVEVLLPIALWIVGIGSAVTLGQRVVTVRRESAEADAMAQGGTGA, encoded by the coding sequence ATGCTGAACAAGTACGCGCGTGCTTTCTTCACGCGTGTTCTCACGCCGTTCGCCGCCCTGCTCATCCGTATCGGCGTCAGCCCGGACGCGGTCACCCTCGTCGGAACCGGAGGCGTGGTGGCCGGCGCCCTGGCCTTCTACCCACTGGGCGAATTCTTCTGGGGCACGGTCGTCATCACCCTGTTCGTCTTCTCCGACCTGGTCGACGGCAACATGGCACGGCAGCTGGGACGCTCCAGCCGCTGGGGGGCCTTTCTCGACTCCACCCTCGACCGGGTCGCCGACTCGGCGATCTTCGGGGGGCTCGCCCTGTGGTACGCGGGGCGCGGCGACAGCCTGATGCTCTGCGCGATGGCGATCTTCTGCCTCGCCAGCGGCCAGGTGGTCTCGTACACCAAGGCGCGCGGCGAGGCCATCGGGCTGCCGGTGAACGTCAACGGCCTGGTCGAGCGCGCCGAGCGGCTGGTCATCACGCTGGTCGCCTGCGGGCTGTCGGGTCTGCACGCCTTCGGGGTGCCCGGCGTCGAGGTCCTGCTGCCGATCGCCCTGTGGATCGTCGGCATCGGCAGCGCCGTCACCCTCGGACAGCGTGTGGTGACCGTACGACGGGAGTCGGCCGAGGCCGACGCCATGGCACAAGGGGGAACAGGCGCATGA
- a CDS encoding glycosyltransferase family 4 protein — MKIGIVCPYAWDVPGGVQFHIRDLADHLIRLGHEVSVLAPADDETPLPPYVVSAGRAVPVPYNGSVARLNFGLLSAARVRRWLQHGAFDVIHIHEPASPSLGLLACWAAQGPIVATFHTSNPRSRAMIAAYPILQPALEKISARIAVSEYARRTLVEHLGGDAVVIPNGVDVDFFGSAEPKAEWQGRTIGFIGRIDEPRKGLPVLMRALPAILAAVPDARLLVAGRGDEEEAVAALPAEMRSRVEFLGMVSDEDKARLLRSVDVYVAPNTGGESFGIILVEAMSAGAPVLASDLDAFAQVLDQGEAGELFANEDAEALAAAAVRLLGDPARLAELRERGTRHVRRFDWSTVGADILAVYETVTTGAASVATDERVGLRGRRRLAKD, encoded by the coding sequence GTGAAGATCGGCATCGTCTGCCCGTACGCCTGGGACGTCCCCGGCGGCGTGCAGTTCCACATCCGCGACCTGGCCGACCACCTGATCCGCCTCGGCCACGAGGTCTCCGTCCTCGCCCCCGCCGACGACGAGACACCCCTGCCGCCGTACGTCGTCTCCGCAGGCCGCGCCGTCCCCGTCCCGTACAACGGCTCGGTCGCCCGGCTCAACTTCGGCCTGCTCTCCGCGGCCCGGGTGCGCCGCTGGCTCCAGCACGGCGCCTTCGACGTCATCCACATCCACGAACCGGCCTCGCCCTCGCTCGGCCTGCTCGCCTGCTGGGCGGCCCAGGGCCCGATCGTGGCGACCTTCCACACCTCCAACCCGCGGTCGCGGGCGATGATCGCCGCGTATCCGATCCTGCAGCCCGCGCTGGAGAAGATCAGCGCCCGCATCGCGGTGAGCGAATACGCCCGCCGGACGCTCGTCGAACACCTCGGCGGCGACGCGGTGGTCATCCCCAACGGCGTGGACGTCGACTTCTTCGGCTCGGCCGAACCGAAGGCCGAGTGGCAGGGCAGGACGATCGGCTTCATCGGCCGGATCGACGAACCGCGCAAGGGCTTGCCGGTCCTGATGAGGGCACTGCCCGCGATCCTGGCCGCGGTGCCGGACGCCCGGCTCCTCGTCGCCGGCCGCGGTGACGAGGAGGAGGCGGTCGCGGCGCTGCCCGCCGAGATGCGCTCCCGGGTCGAGTTCCTCGGCATGGTCAGCGACGAGGACAAGGCCCGGCTGCTGCGCAGCGTCGACGTCTACGTCGCACCCAACACGGGCGGCGAGTCCTTCGGCATCATCCTCGTCGAGGCGATGTCGGCCGGGGCCCCCGTACTGGCCAGTGACCTCGACGCCTTCGCCCAGGTCCTGGACCAGGGCGAGGCCGGCGAACTCTTCGCCAACGAGGACGCCGAGGCGCTCGCCGCTGCGGCGGTACGACTGCTCGGGGATCCCGCACGCCTCGCCGAACTGCGCGAACGTGGCACCCGCCACGTACGCCGCTTCGACTGGTCGACCGTCGGGGCCGACATCCTCGCCGTCTACGAGACGGTCACCACCGGGGCGGCCTCCGTGGCCACCGACGAGAGGGTGGGGCTGCGGGGGCGGCGCCGCCTGGCCAAGGATTGA
- the ruvC gene encoding crossover junction endodeoxyribonuclease RuvC, with product MKVLGVDPGLTRCGVGVVDGVAGRPLTMVGVGVVRTPADAEIAHRLVEIERGIDAWLDEYRPEYVAVERVFSQHNVRTVMGTAQASAVAMLCAARRGLPVALHTPSEVKAAVTGSGRADKAQVGAMVTRLLRLDAPPKPADAADALALAICHIWRAPAVNRLQQAHAAARRAAPATVPSSGPRRATPQKGTR from the coding sequence ATGAAGGTGCTGGGGGTGGACCCGGGGCTGACGCGCTGCGGCGTCGGCGTGGTCGACGGGGTCGCGGGGCGTCCGCTGACGATGGTCGGCGTCGGTGTCGTCCGCACCCCTGCGGACGCCGAGATCGCGCACCGCCTCGTCGAGATCGAGCGCGGCATAGACGCCTGGCTCGACGAGTACCGTCCGGAGTACGTCGCCGTGGAGCGGGTCTTCAGCCAGCACAACGTCCGTACGGTCATGGGCACCGCCCAGGCCAGCGCGGTCGCCATGCTGTGCGCGGCGCGGCGCGGGCTGCCGGTCGCGCTGCACACCCCCAGCGAGGTCAAGGCCGCCGTCACCGGATCGGGCCGGGCCGACAAGGCCCAGGTCGGCGCGATGGTGACGCGTCTGCTGCGGCTCGACGCCCCGCCCAAGCCGGCCGACGCCGCCGATGCCCTGGCCCTCGCCATCTGCCACATCTGGCGCGCCCCCGCGGTCAACCGCCTCCAGCAGGCACATGCCGCGGCCCGCCGCGCCGCTCCCGCCACCGTCCCGTCCTCCGGCCCGCGCCGGGCGACTCCCCAGAAGGGCACCCGATGA